The Dokdonia donghaensis DSW-1 DNA window ACCTAATATGGTAGCGATAGCTATTAATAAGTTAATGGTTATTGCTGCCGAGAATTTGGCAAGTAAGTACTGCACCTTAGTAAGCGGGTACGAGTACAAAACATTGTGCATATTGTTTTTAAAATCTCGATCTATTGTGCCTCCTGTAATAGAAGGAATTAATAGATAAGCAAGCATTGCCAGCTGTGATAAAATACCCGTTATAGCCAGCGGACTATTAAGATAAACATTGCTAGTCACTGTAACATTATCACTACTAAAAACGCCTAAGCCAGCTGCCATTATAAGTACAGCTAGTAAAAACATTATGGCAGAAAATATATAAAAAAGCGGTTTCTTAAACCACGTCTTTATCTCGTGTAGATAGATAGTACTAAACATAACTATGCTACCGTTTGAGATTGATTCTTATTGAGTGTTGTAAAATACACGTCTTCTAGTGTGGCAGCTACTGGTTCAAAACCTTCTCCTGGCATACTCTCGCTATAAACTCGCACATCTAGATCGTTTGAATCATTAAAGCTAGATGATATTACATTATGGCTATTCTGTAATACTTCTACACCTTCTCTAGAGGTTGTAGTTTTCCAGATATGTCCCTCTAGGCTTTGCACTAATTCCTTTGGAGTGCTTTGCGATAAGATTTTACCTCCATTAAGAATTGCCATATCTGTACATAATTCTTTTACATCATCTACAATGTGTGTTGAAAATATAACAATGTGGTTTGTCCCTATCTCACGTAATACATTTAAAAATCTATGACGCTCTGCTGGATCAAGACCTGCTGTAGGCTCATCTACAATAATTAGTTTTGGATTATTAAGTAATAACTGGGCGATACCAAAGCGTTGCTTCATCCCTCCAGAATATCCTGCTACGTGTTTATTGCGCACATCACTTAGGTTAGTCACCTCAAGCGCTTTATCTACAATAGCTGTACGCTCCGCTTTATTTGTAATTCCTTTTAGGCTTGCAAAATAATGTAGCAAGTCACTGGCACTCATTTTAGGGTATACTCCAAACTCCTGAGGTAAGTACCCAAGTGTTTTTCTAAATTCAATTTTGTTGTTAAGTATATCAAGTCCATTAAAGTCTATCTCACCTGTATCTGGCTCTTGTAATGTTGCAATAGTTCTCATAAGAGAAGACTTTCCTGCCCCGTTAGGTCCTAGTAGACCAAACATTCCTGCCTTTATATCTATGGTTACATTATCAAGGGCTTTTACACCGTTAGGGTACGTTTTTGAGACATTCTTTAAACTTAAAATCATATATATGGTTTTTGTTAGTGCATAAGTATATCAATAATACATAATGTTACACCACAAGAGCGCATATAAAAGAATTAATCACCTGCTGCATATACTCAATGACTGATAGTTGCTTTATAAGTAATGCATTACAAGATAGTATAAAGAAAAAATAATCCATAAAAAAAGGCTCCCATTTCTGGAAGCCTTCGTGGGCGCTAAGGGATTCGAACCCCTGACTCTCCCGATGTAAAATCGGGATGCTCTGAGTATATTAATGAGCTATAAATCTCCTTTGATAAGCTTCTCAATCATAACCCTACTTTTCCATTTTTTAATTTGCAGCTCGCGTTGTACGGCTTCTGCCCTAGTCGCAAAGCTCCTCGTGTACTTGGCTTCCCAATCTTTAGCTTTTGAAGTAAATCCCTTACTACTTGACAAATGTTTCTTGAGTCGATTCTCGACATCATTTGTAGAGCCGATGTAATATCGATTAAGATGCGGCGAGAATAATATGTAAATGTAGAAATTCATAAAAACAAAAAAGGCCCCCATTTCTGGAAGCCTCTGTGGGCGCTAAGGGATTCGAACCCCTGACTCTCCCGATGTAAAATCGGGATGCTCTGAGTATATTAATGAGCTATAAATCTCCTTTAATAAGCTTCTCAATCATAACCCTACTTTTCCATTTTTTAATTTGCAGCTCGCGTTGCACAGCTTCACTCCTAGTCGTAAAAGTCTCTGTGTACTTTATTTCCCAATCTTTAGCTTTTGAAGTAAATCCCTTACTACTTGACAAATGTTTCTTGAGTCGATTCTCGACATCATTTGTAGAGCCGATGTAATAGCGATTGAGATGCGGCGAGAATAATATGTAAACGTAGTAATTCATAAAAACAAAAAAAGGCCCCCATTACTGGAAGCCTCTGTGGGCGCTAAGGGATTCGAACCCCTGACTCTCCCGATGTAAAATCGGGATGCTCTGAGTATATTAATGAGCTATAAATCTCCTTTAATAAGCTTCTCAATCATAACCCTACTTTTCCATTTTTTAATTTGCAACTCGCGTTGCACAGCTTCACTCCTAGTCGTAAAAGTCTCTGTGTACTTTATTTCCCAATCTTTAGCTTTTGAAGTAAATCCCTTACTACTTGACAAATGTTTCTTGAGTCGATTCTCGACATTATTTGTAGAGCCGATGTAATAGCGATTGAGATGCGGCGAGAATAATATGTAAACGTAGTAATTCATAAAAACAAAAAAAGGCCCCCATTTCTGGAAGCCTCTGTGGGCGCTAAGGGATTCGAACCCCTGACCCCTTGGGTGTAAACCAAGTGCTCTGAACCAACTGAGCTAAGCGCCCGATTATTTTTAGACAAGTTTATCGTTTCTTGTTTGTGGGCGCTAAGGGATTCGAACCCCTGACCCCTTGGGTGTAAACCAAGTGCTCTGAACCAACTGAGCTAAGCGCCCCGACTTATGTAGTCAAGTGACATTAAAAAGATAGCGTTGCCATTATTTCAATGCGGGTGCAAATATAGAATTAAAGTTTAATAGTGTAAAATCTTTTGCAATAAAAATTAAATTATTTCTGCTACAACAAAGGTGCTTCCGCCTATAAAAATAAGATCACTGGTTCCTGCAACCTTTTTTGCTGCCTTAAAAGCCTCTGCTACACTAGGATATGCTTTGCCCTTAAGTCCTAAGCCTTCTGCTTCCTTTTTTAAGTGTTGTACTTCCATTCCTCTTGGTACGGCAGGTTTACAAAAGTAATAAGAGGCATATCCCGGAAATAATGGTAAAATGCTCTCTAAATCCTTATCTGAAACTACGCCAAGTACAATATGTAAATTCTTGTAACGCTCCTGACCTAATTGATTCATCACATAAGTGAGCCCTTCCTTATTGTGCCCAGTATCGCAAATCACCTTTGGCTCCTCTTGTAATATTTGCCATCTTCCCTGGAGGCCCGTATTTTTCACAACGTTCTTTAATCCCTTTGCGATATGCTGTATCCCTACGTGAAAACTAGCTCCTTGCAACACAGAAAACGCAACTTGAACAGTACGTATGTTGTTTTTTTGATAATCTCCCACTAGGTCAGATTGCATAGGCATTAAATCAAAATCATAGGCTTTGTGGAGGGGTGCATTACGCTTTCGCGAAAGCGTACTAAAAACCTCCTCTGTCTCTTCATTATACTCACCTATGACAACCGGTACATTCTCTTTAATAATACCTGCTTTCTCTGCAGCTATAAGCGGGATGGTATCACCCAAAAACTGCGTGTGATCCATACCAATATTCGTAATAACCGAAAGTACAGGCGTAATAATATTTGTAGCATCTAGCCTACCTCCTAAGCCTACCTCTATGATCGCAATATCTACTTCTTTTGATGCAAAATAAGAGAAGGCCATACCTACAGTCATTTCAAAAAATGATAGTTGATGCTCTTCAAAAAAGGCTTTGTGCTTTTTTACAAACCCCATTACAAACTGCTTGCTACAAAGCTCACCGTTTATTTTTATGCGCTCTCTAAAGTCTTTGAGATGTGGTGAGGTATATAGTCCCACTTTATAACCTGCTTCTTGTAAAACAGATGCCATCATATGACTAGTAGATCCTTTACCGTTTGTGCCTGCTACGTGAACGGTTTTAAATGCGGTATGGGGATTGCCTAGATGTGCTGCTAGAAGATTTATGTTACTTAGGTCTGCCTTGTATGCAGCAGCTCCCTTACGTTGATACATAGGTAGCTGGTTAAAAAGCCAGTCTAAGGTTTCTTGATATGTCATTGTGGTATAAAGATAGGTGTTACAACTATTAGTCTGAGAGACTAAAGCGGTATACTATTTTTCCTATTTGTTTTGAAGGCGCTTTTGAGTCGGCATTAAATTTTGTGGCAAGTGCTGCTGCTTTTGCCGGCTCTAAAAGGCAACGGGTATTATTTGTAGTACCTCGCACTCCTGGTGTAGCTTTTATAACTTTACCGGTACGGTCTACCTCAATACTCACTACAACTACTCCTGACTCATTACACTCTTGCTGGCGTTTTGGTTTTCCTAGCGCTTTTCGACCTCCTAGCTGGTAGTTACCATCACCATCTAGACCTCTTCCGGTACCATAATAACTAGATGCGTTGGGGTCACCATTAGGGTCGCCCTTATCTCCAGCTTGGTTATCATTACCTTCACCTCCTTGTGCTACTCCATCCTTTTTAGGACCATTAATAAGCGCGTCTAGTGCACTTGTGGTAGACTTATCTGGTTTAGGATCTGGCTTTGCTTCTTCTACTGGTTTTTCTACCGGCTTTTCTTTTGGTTTCTCAACCTTAGGCTTTGGAGTTTCCTTTGGTTTTTTTTCTATAACCGGAGCATCTTCTGTGTCTTGCGTGACAACCTCATCCTTAATCTCTGGTTCTGGTGGAGTGGGCTCTGGTTGTGGTGCTGTATTTTTTGGTGCAGATGCCACAGGTTTTGTAGGCTGCACATTACCAGAACCTACACTAGAGGTTCCAAAGTTTACGGCTATACCCCCTTCTTCTGGTGGGTCCATATAGTTCATACCCACCATAAACATAAGCAATAATATAATCGCCATAATAATACTACTTATGGTGAAAGATTTGCGTTTATGTATGGTATCTAGGTATGCCAAGGTATATTTATTTAAGAGTGTAATTACGCTTTCGCGAAAGCGTACCAAAAACCATTTATCAATTAGTTAGGCCTTACCGCTAGTACAATTTTATACTTATTACGGTTTGCGATATCCATAATCTTTACAGCATTTTCTATAGGCACTCCTTCTTCTGCTCTTAGTATAATGGTAGGTTCTTCTACTCCGGCTAGCTCGCTATTGATAAAGCCTTCTATACTGTTTTCTGTCACACGCTCCTTGTTTACATAATAGTCAAGGTCTTTTGTGATACTTACAGATAGGTTTTGCTTGTTACTGGTTTTTCCTTTTGCTTTAGGCAAGATAAGATCTAGGGCATCTGGCGTGATAGCTGGTGAGGTTAACAGAAAGAATACAAGTAGTAAAAAGACAATGTCTGTCATACTACTCATACTGAACTCTGGGCTCACTTTATTTCTTCCGCGCAGATTCATACTAGCTAGGCTCGTTTAATAGGTCTAAGAAATCTACGGCATTTGCCTCCATAGAGTGTACTACTTTATCTGTACGTACTACGAGGTGGTTATA harbors:
- a CDS encoding ABC transporter ATP-binding protein is translated as MILSLKNVSKTYPNGVKALDNVTIDIKAGMFGLLGPNGAGKSSLMRTIATLQEPDTGEIDFNGLDILNNKIEFRKTLGYLPQEFGVYPKMSASDLLHYFASLKGITNKAERTAIVDKALEVTNLSDVRNKHVAGYSGGMKQRFGIAQLLLNNPKLIIVDEPTAGLDPAERHRFLNVLREIGTNHIVIFSTHIVDDVKELCTDMAILNGGKILSQSTPKELVQSLEGHIWKTTTSREGVEVLQNSHNVISSSFNDSNDLDVRVYSESMPGEGFEPVAATLEDVYFTTLNKNQSQTVA
- a CDS encoding GIY-YIG nuclease family protein translates to MGAFFVFMNFYIYILFSPHLNRYYIGSTNDVENRLKKHLSSSKGFTSKAKDWEAKYTRSFATRAEAVQRELQIKKWKSRVMIEKLIKGDL
- a CDS encoding GIY-YIG nuclease family protein; the protein is MNYYVYILFSPHLNRYYIGSTNDVENRLKKHLSSSKGFTSKAKDWEIKYTETFTTRSEAVQRELQIKKWKSRVMIEKLIKGDL
- a CDS encoding GIY-YIG nuclease family protein, yielding MNYYVYILFSPHLNRYYIGSTNNVENRLKKHLSSSKGFTSKAKDWEIKYTETFTTRSEAVQRELQIKKWKSRVMIEKLIKGDL
- a CDS encoding bifunctional folylpolyglutamate synthase/dihydrofolate synthase, whose product is MTYQETLDWLFNQLPMYQRKGAAAYKADLSNINLLAAHLGNPHTAFKTVHVAGTNGKGSTSHMMASVLQEAGYKVGLYTSPHLKDFRERIKINGELCSKQFVMGFVKKHKAFFEEHQLSFFEMTVGMAFSYFASKEVDIAIIEVGLGGRLDATNIITPVLSVITNIGMDHTQFLGDTIPLIAAEKAGIIKENVPVVIGEYNEETEEVFSTLSRKRNAPLHKAYDFDLMPMQSDLVGDYQKNNIRTVQVAFSVLQGASFHVGIQHIAKGLKNVVKNTGLQGRWQILQEEPKVICDTGHNKEGLTYVMNQLGQERYKNLHIVLGVVSDKDLESILPLFPGYASYYFCKPAVPRGMEVQHLKKEAEGLGLKGKAYPSVAEAFKAAKKVAGTSDLIFIGGSTFVVAEII
- a CDS encoding ExbD/TolR family protein, which translates into the protein MNLRGRNKVSPEFSMSSMTDIVFLLLVFFLLTSPAITPDALDLILPKAKGKTSNKQNLSVSITKDLDYYVNKERVTENSIEGFINSELAGVEEPTIILRAEEGVPIENAVKIMDIANRNKYKIVLAVRPN